The segment tctctctctccaatACTTATCCAGTCTACTTCTTCTCAAACCCACGTGATTAAACAATTCACTCTACAAATTCTATGTtataaataattacaatttcaacataataataaaaatgctCACAGAATTCAATAAAAACTCTAACTAACCTCCGCGTAATACACCCCcagaaacccacatgaaaacaaTCCAATCTGCAAATTCTTGCTTAAAAATGAGTCATTTACAACTTCCACATTGTAATAAAATGTTCACAGAATTCAATAAAATCCAACCAACTTTTACAACAGTTCATTCATCTTtccttaaacaaaaaaaaaaaggaaatccCACATGATAACACCACTCagtcaacaaaaataactatttcaTTACAGCCAAAAAACTTCGAAATTACACTCTTCAACATTCATTCGAAACAAGTAAGATACTGAATGACCAAAAATGATTCATTCATCATTCATTCTTCAGGAAATAAAAAACAGAAACCcacatgacaaaaaaaattcaatctcCAAATTCCTTGCTTACAAATAATTCATTTACAACTTCAACAATGTAACAAAAAATGCTCAGAGAATTCAACAAAATTCTACCAACAgtcaaaaatgaaagaaatccAACATGATAAAACCACTCAACCAACAAAAAATTTCCTTTATAGCCAAAACAAATTCTTTGCTTACAAATGATTCATTTACAGCTTCGACACCGTAACAGAAAATGCtcataaaaattcaacaaaattcgATCAACACTCCATTgttatttcaaaaaagaaaggaaaccCACTTGATAAAACCAttcattcaacaaaaaaaactattacTTTACAGCCAAAACAACTTCGGAATTACACTTTTCATCATTCATTTGAACAAGTAAGAAGCTGAATGACAAAAAAGATAATCAATTTTTTCCATGTAAACTTTGATTTCAGTATTTTTTTGAAGTAATTTTATGCCGCGAACTGAAAAAGGAGAGaatttacctttaaaatcacaataattCCGGTGGAAAGGAGAGAGAAGGAGGAGCAGAGTAGCAAAACAGTTCTCCAGATGGAGATAAAGTGTGCCCTAATTTTTCTGTCACAAAGACCCAATTTGGCCCAAATAAtgatatatttgtttttgtttcatttagaagaaaataagaaattataaatatggttaaaaataattcaacacAAGAAAGATAGTTTACAGGATATTGTTTGGACAAAATAatctacttttaaaaaataaaatcttaattaaAAAAGACATACTACTAGTTATTCATAAAGGTAATTAAGGAGAtttaatatgagatgtcttCGCAAAAATAAGGTGAtactgatatattttaattatgattaaatttgatgaatttgactAATATTATTATCTAGGGtagatattaaattttttttaaaataaaatatatatactcgctttttatatttaaattttaattttatctattccctttctttttttataatcatcatcgtcatcttctttctgtttcttttttttttctttgttgttattattaagAATCTTTTTATTCCTGCCTTTCGAGGAACAAGTTAAATGAGAAAGTATAACTAAGAATTTTGCCTTAAGTTGGACTCCGATGCGATATAATTAATATCCTAGGATTGCTTAAGAGATTTTTTGACAattcaaaaaagataaattactTTTAAAGCTCTTTTAACTAGATAAAAAGGAGCTTAGTTACAAGTCTTAAGAAAATGTAGGTTTGAGACATTTCCTTGATTAGGAGATTGtaataatatgtatataaaatagaTATGAACTATTTAGCATCTATCAACAAAGAAACTTATGCGTGCAGATAAATTTGAtcatatcaataaaaataaataactcttTCTTATGCATGCgagtattattattaaaaaaagagaaaagacataaaattacTATTGGAGTTGttctgaatttttaaaaagatatctTAATTTTGCGGGTGTTCTATTACCCCATTGAACAATTTCACAATAGTATGTATACCCCATTTTTCAGTCAATACCACttgtacaaaaatatttataagtcaCACACTAATAGTCACATAACACgtgttaaaagtaatttttaattatttttatttcttttctttttctttttcctttttttttttctggttctctctcttcttctttgcCTCACTCCTGTAGCTTTTGTCATTCCTTCTTCCAGAATAACAATCGCCATATCCATTTTTGTGGGACGAAATTTTTTGGCAACATTATCAATTATTTGTCAAACTATcacctattaatttatttatgaaaataaatatcgtcaaataatcaaaaatttaaatattcaaaatattacCAAGTCAAAATCTGACATTTAGATCACCTCCTTCTCCAACTTCTTACTCCCAAATCGAGTTTTTCATAGTTTAATTATTCCTTAATTTCAAACTTGATTTGTAGGAGGAATAAAATCACtactagtttattttttttaaaataaaaaataataagaatgaaaacaataatattagtttagaaaaaaattaaggaagACATAGGTGCCCAAGAAACATGGGTAAGCTAATGATGGTAGGgaagatgagaaaaaaaatttgaaaattaaaaactattcCTTATaaagcttttaaaaaaattaatacatgggtttttatatttttttaaaaataagtcaaattggAAGTGTCACATGCCAATTTTACGTTGGTCTGAAGCAGTATGAACGGTCCTTCACGCGCCAAATTTCGTGACAATACGAGTGGTgttaaaattagtcaaaaaggTATATTTTGTGAATTTAGATAATTTCGTGAGGTAATAGGACACCcacaaagttaaggtgtctttttaaaaattcgaaaCAACTTCAGtggtgactttatgtcttttctctaaaaaaaaataagaaaaaattatgtgCAAGTGGTTGCTAAGAAAGCTTAGCAAAAAATTGAACttataaattttctaaaaaatgacaattaattttttttattgatggtaaaactaatatttaattgtttCATATATACTTTGACATGATACCTAAATTTGAAACTAAAACTAGATGCTAGTGAAAATAACATAACAAAGAGCTAAACAAACAGATAATGCTGAGCAAATTTGTGTAATCTAAGAGAATTTATTCTATTAAatcacttaaaaaataattatatgtaaCTATATCAATAATTAGTGAGGTCACTCAACTGAAAAGTGAAACAAATAAATTGTTATAGCACATATTATTGAATGTATAAAgataaaattcatattcatatcaaTAGTTTAGAAGAAAGgtaaattacttataaaatatttgatattttaaataacgtgaaatcttttattaaaaataacatcaaaatggaactatacatattattttaaagggaaaaagaacaaatatatCTTCGAAGTTTGTAAATGGCATACAAATACCCTCTGGGCTTCGTCATACTTTCGAGATATTGGTGCCCCTGTCGTTCAAaaattagagcatatatacccttcattctaacggaagactaaataAGAACACGTGATGCAATCTTATCCGTCGAtccaatatttaaaaaatatcggATTTATGGTTAAGATTATGACGCATGTATGTCCGTTAGTATAGATGGTATATTATACTCTAGTTTCTAGACGACAGGGGTATCAATGTCTCTAAAGTATGACGGAGGGTCTGCATACCATTTACCACAgtttagaaatatatatatctttttttcctattttaaaataatcaaatacgaaataaaataatcataacgtattatcttaaaattattatcataacaccccccaccccccacccccaccacaAAAATGGTATGGCCTATCACATATGTCCTTAATAGATCAAATCTTACGTGGCAGATACACGAAAGCAACAAGCAGCCACGAGTCAACCAAATGTAGGATCCTAGATTCTTGACAACATCATGAAGCTGACTTGGCAGATTCTGTTACATCAAATAACTCctaaaatatggaaaatttaattttcttgaattttatcaaacacaaaaaaaattcaattaattatctAATCGTATTCTCTCGGTAAATTGTTTCATAagtgaaatttcaaattcattatTCTTATTGACATCTTTTCAAATGAGCTCGTTCCATATAACAATTCCAATTTCTTCGTACATGAACGAATTTATCGAGACAGAATTTTAACtaaccattaaaaaaaaaattgcttgtttttttttcaattttgaatgCCCTCCacacattcatcacataaccTTATCTTCATCTTTACCAAAACCTCATCAAATTGACACTTCtcaagttcttttttttcaCAAATGCAATATTCATTTCTACACTCCATCCATCTCCATCTCCACCACCTCCGCCGCAGTCGCCGCCACAAATGGCCACCAAATTTGGATTTACTATAACAAGTAGTCGACTTTTTCATgttccttttaggaaaaaaacaattttttctccAAATTCTGTTAGCCCTTTGATTAATTTTGGTGGAAGAAAGTTATCTATTCGACGTAGGCTATTGGTTCTCTCTCCTAAGGCCACCGCCGATCAGCCAGGTAAGTTAACCTCGAGTTAAATATACGATAATAACTGAGCTCAcagtcaaatatttataaatatttagttCGGACGAAAGCTATTGAATTTGGTGAACCCATAAGTTTCACTTTGGATCCGTTCCTTAGTGGTGGAGCAAGGATTTTTTATTGAGgagataaaaataaagaaaaattgaaggGGTTCGACATctgctatatatatacataaacgATGATTTCAACTGTGtataaatagtgtaatttttcACTAGAGGGAAATTTGGATGAACCATTGAGTCCTACTTGGCTCCGACTCTGCcactgtgttttttttttttgtttatgatgTTAGAAGTATTTTAATGATGCTTCAGAGGCGGAGTCATGATTTGAACTGATAGTTCATTTACCGTCATAGCTCATTTTAGTTAGTGAGGTTTATTGTAGCTAATACCGATATCAATCCATGTTAAGAGTATCTTTAGGTTGTTTTAGCCCAACAAAACGATTTGATTATTTGATTGTTGGATGTTGAAATCGGTTATGCTGatttcaatttgattgttataGTGCTAAATTCATAGATGGTTGATATATTTGattgacataatacataagcgTGTCTTTTTAACTTGGCCTCAACTGACATCTACGCCCTCTAAGTTTGGGGATCACGCTTTTGCTTTCAGGTCAGCTCAGGGAGGATGAGATTGAAGATAGTAAAATCTTGCAGTATTGTAGCATTGACGGTAAAGGAAAGAAGTCTCTCGGGGAAATGGAGCAAGAGTTTCTTCAAGCACTACAAGTACTTTAGCATCTACGATTTCTTATTTCTAAATTGTTATCTTTCGTCTTCTAATAACATTAATTGTACTCTTTCCTGGCTTTGTACCACAGTCATTCTATTATGAAGGAAAGGCCATGATGTCAAACGAGGAATTCGATAACCTTAAGGAAGAACTAATGTGGGAAGGAAGCAGCGTTGTCATGCTAAGTATGGaagaatttatgtattatacatTGTCTGAATGATGATATGGTATTCGTATTTTTGTCTGATCGGGACTTAACATAGGTGTAGTAATAGCGGTTTCTCACTATGCAGGCCCCGATGAACAGAGGTTTCTCGAAGCTTCTATGGCTTATGTATCTGGAAATCCAATTATGACTGATAAAGAATATGACAAGCTGAAGATGAAACTTAAGGTGCTCGGACATTAGTTGTTACTTTGATCACAATATTGTTCGTAAAGGAATATTTAGTCTTTTCTGTATTGACATCTGTTAATTTTGTAGAGGGATGGTAGCGATATTGTGGTTGAGGGTCCAAGGTGTAGTCTTCGAAGTAGAAAGGTTTGTACTTCTCTGCTCGATGGGATTTACTAGTCTTATTATAATTCATCTTTCATGTCGTACTCTTGTGGATATGCTTGTTCTTCGTCTTACATCTATGCAAGATGTCTACGAGGTTAAGTTGGTTGACGGATTTTACTTCGTGCAGGTTTATAGTGACCTTTCTGTTGATTATCTGAAGATGTTCTTGTTAAATGTCCCTGCTGCTGTTGTTGCTCTTGGATTGTGAGTAATACTTGACCCCGTTATACGTTACACTTGTTCTGTTTTAAGATGTTAAAAGAATACGTGAACTTAGCTCACGATGCAACTATCATG is part of the Solanum pennellii chromosome 8, SPENNV200 genome and harbors:
- the LOC107029023 gene encoding PGR5-like protein 1B, chloroplastic; translation: MATKFGFTITSSRLFHVPFRKKTIFSPNSVSPLINFGGRKLSIRRRLLVLSPKATADQPGQLREDEIEDSKILQYCSIDGKGKKSLGEMEQEFLQALQSFYYEGKAMMSNEEFDNLKEELMWEGSSVVMLSPDEQRFLEASMAYVSGNPIMTDKEYDKLKMKLKRDGSDIVVEGPRCSLRSRKVYSDLSVDYLKMFLLNVPAAVVALGLFFFLDDLTGFEITYLLELPEPFSFIFTWFAALPLILWLSFTITNAIVKDFLILKGPCPNCGTENTSFFGTILSVSNGGSSNKVKCSGCGTDLVYDSETRLITLPEGSSA